From a single Ailuropoda melanoleuca isolate Jingjing unplaced genomic scaffold, ASM200744v2 unplaced-scaffold1745, whole genome shotgun sequence genomic region:
- the LOC117797890 gene encoding melanoma antigen preferentially expressed in tumors-like, producing the protein MLSGLQKPLETLVINGCRLTENDISYLSQSVRATHLKEVVLCGNNLSQMVPGPLEVLLGEVSGTLQHLNLRSCRLKEAQLRALLPALRCCFRLHALVFCDNVISTSGIVNVLQHLVGLKELKRVQYPVPAECVVYLDAYRWGNLNRVELARVHAKLREMLQALQRAHMELTNSTSVA; encoded by the coding sequence TGGCCTGCAAAAACCACTAGAGACGCTGGTGATCAATGGATGTAGGCTCACTGAGAATGACATCTCCTACTTGTCCCAGAGCGTTCGTGCCACCCACCTGAAGGAGGTGGTTCTCTGTGGCAATAACCTGTCCCAAATGGTTCCTGGGCCCCTTGAGGTTCTCCTGGGGGAGGTGTCAGGCACTCTGCAGCACCTGAACTTGAGAAGCTGTCGGCTGAAGGAAGCCCAGCTCCGAGCCCTGCTGCCTGCCCTGCGCTGCTGCTTCCGCCTCCACGCTCTGGTGTTCTGTGACAACGTCATCTCCACGTCGGGCATCGTGAATGTGCTGCAACACTTAGTGGGGCTGAAGGAGCTGAAGCGTGTGCAGTACCCTGTCCCTGCCGAGTGTGTTGTGTACTTGGATGCGTACAGGTGGGGGAACCTGAACAGAGTGGAACTCGCCCGTGTGCACGCCAAGTTGCGGGAAATGTTACAGGCACTACAGCGGGCCCACATGGAGTTGACTAATTCGACCTCAGTGGCCTGA